In Crinalium epipsammum PCC 9333, the following are encoded in one genomic region:
- a CDS encoding MBOAT family O-acyltransferase, producing MSFVSPIYGLFILILLGIYWLVRSAYFNVLQTQSFQLCTIIIFSLFFYATLQIQYIPLLIVIAVINFALGRIIGDKTTLGKQAKNPKISNQGWQQVLDRWQEQRRLILLLGIALNVLLLLGFKYIPFLLTTIASVFNLPVVERYANWVSDRLIAPLGISFFTFECIAYLIDVYRGAQKSEKLLNFLAYKLFFPKAISGPITRYHYFAEQLKTLQFPSLDWIAEGLWLITCGAIKKALVADNLGRVVDVIWGAGNLERAGSGDLWLATFAYGFQLYLDFSGYVDIARGSAILLGFNLPENFNFPYFTTSIAQFWRRWHITLGDWLRNYLYFPLGGSRQGLQRTCLNLLIIMLVAGIWHGAAWGYVVWGALHGIGLVVHRLTEAISMRYDQARHWWNSWSGAIVAWLITQLMVFITWIFFRLPDLKQSGLVFSHLWGYQADSQFVQKVYREGIGLEAVQLAWLLILLGIFMAIVYGLHKGLKLQLNWHVKLLLVPVCLFAVWLLAPEGGLPYIYFDF from the coding sequence ATGAGTTTTGTTTCACCCATCTATGGACTATTTATCCTAATTCTTTTAGGAATTTATTGGTTGGTGCGAAGTGCATATTTTAATGTTTTACAAACACAATCCTTTCAACTATGCACAATTATAATTTTTAGCTTATTTTTTTATGCCACATTACAAATCCAATATATTCCCCTGCTAATAGTTATTGCTGTAATTAATTTTGCTTTAGGAAGAATTATTGGTGATAAAACAACACTAGGGAAACAAGCTAAAAATCCCAAGATTTCTAATCAAGGTTGGCAGCAAGTACTTGATCGTTGGCAAGAGCAAAGGCGTTTAATCTTATTACTTGGTATTGCTTTAAACGTATTGTTATTGTTGGGGTTTAAATATATACCATTTTTATTAACAACCATTGCCTCAGTTTTTAATTTACCTGTGGTTGAAAGATACGCAAATTGGGTTAGCGATCGCCTAATTGCTCCTTTAGGGATATCATTTTTTACATTTGAATGTATCGCTTATTTAATTGATGTCTATCGTGGCGCACAGAAGAGTGAGAAGCTCCTCAATTTTCTAGCATATAAATTATTTTTCCCAAAAGCTATTTCAGGTCCAATTACCCGCTATCATTACTTTGCCGAGCAGCTTAAAACCTTGCAGTTCCCTAGCTTAGATTGGATAGCAGAAGGTCTGTGGCTCATCACTTGTGGAGCTATCAAAAAAGCACTTGTTGCCGATAATTTAGGTAGAGTTGTCGATGTAATTTGGGGTGCTGGCAACTTAGAAAGAGCAGGTAGCGGAGATTTATGGTTAGCTACTTTCGCTTATGGTTTCCAACTTTATTTAGATTTTAGTGGGTATGTAGATATAGCGCGTGGCAGTGCTATTTTATTAGGATTTAATCTTCCTGAAAATTTCAACTTTCCCTATTTCACTACCAGTATTGCCCAATTTTGGCGGAGATGGCATATAACATTAGGAGATTGGTTAAGAAATTATCTCTATTTTCCTTTGGGTGGTTCGCGTCAGGGGTTGCAAAGAACTTGCCTAAATTTACTAATTATCATGTTAGTTGCTGGTATTTGGCATGGTGCAGCCTGGGGCTATGTTGTTTGGGGTGCATTACATGGTATTGGGTTAGTAGTTCATCGCCTAACTGAAGCTATATCTATGCGTTATGACCAAGCAAGACATTGGTGGAATAGTTGGAGTGGTGCGATAGTTGCATGGTTAATTACCCAATTAATGGTTTTCATTACTTGGATATTTTTTAGACTACCGGATCTTAAACAATCTGGATTGGTATTTTCACATTTATGGGGATACCAAGCTGATAGTCAGTTTGTGCAAAAAGTATATAGAGAAGGAATTGGTTTGGAAGCTGTGCAACTAGCTTGGCTATTAATTTTACTAGGCATATTTATGGCTATTGTTTATGGTCTTCATAAAGGTTTAAAATTACAGTTAAATTGGCACGTAAAGCTGCTGTTAGTACCTGTGTGTCTGTTTGCTGTGTGGCTATTGGCTCCCGAAGGTGGTTTACCTTATATTTACTTTGATTTTTAA
- the ppc gene encoding phosphoenolpyruvate carboxylase, with product MSSLLHTHDQELTVTSASDLFLRHRLKVVEDLWESVLRQECGQELVDLLKQLRSLCSPEGQTPELPETSVPKLIEKLDLNSAIRASRAFALYFQLINIVEQHYEQREQQLSLRANHHLPATNKAVLPPTSATISPAPNIGDLEELQPNSPNNNLGADLLEKTLQDNGVPPRDQGTFHWLFPYLRSMNVPPQHIQRLLNNLEIRLVFTAHPTEIVRHTIRGKQRRIAHLLQQLDQAEEGMNSLGLNYSLEAETFEEQLTEEIRLWWRTDELHQFKPTVIDEVDYTLHYFEQVLFEAIPQLSRRLKQALKDSFPWLTPPNHKFCQFGSWVGSDRDGNPSVTPEVTWQTACYQRGVVLEKYIQSLRQLTDLLSLSLHWSDVLPELLESLEQDRGRMPEVYDRLAIRYRQEPYRLKLAYILARLENSRDRNSQLAYGDHQKWQNSDTYAKSFYRTGEEFLAELQLIQHNLKETGLSCRDLENLICQVEIYGFNLAYLDIRQESSRHSDTINEIVEYLQVLHKPYNELTETERSLWLATELQTKRPLIPSELPFSQKTSETVESFRMLRQLHQEFGSPICQTYVISMSHDVSDLLEVLLLAKEAGLYDPRTGITSLQVVPLFETVEDLKRAPAVMEALFELPFYRALLAGGYEVAQANSEQTQPQIINSQSQTPIKSSSAITPHLQEVMLGYSDSNKDSGFLSSNWEIHKAQKALQKIAEKYNLNLRIFHGRGGSVGRGGGPAYEAILAQPGHTIKGRIKITEQGEVLASKYSLPELALYNLETVTTAVIKASLLGTSFDDIQPWNEIMEELSVRSRAHYRSLIYEQTDLVDFFHQVTPIEEISQLQISSRPARRGGKKDLASLRAIPWVFSWTQSRFLLPSWYGVGTALQEFLNEEPDENLNLLRYFYFKWPFFKMAISRVEMTLAKVDLQMAHHYVRELSKPEDIERFEALFDQIAKEYNLVCELVLTITGHKRLLDGDPELQRSVQLRNGSIVPLGFLQVSLLKRLREHGKLTTTGVVHSRYSKGELLRGALLTINGIAAGMRNTG from the coding sequence ATGAGTTCGCTACTCCATACGCACGATCAGGAATTGACGGTAACATCTGCCTCTGATCTATTTCTGCGCCATCGTCTCAAGGTTGTAGAGGACTTATGGGAGTCTGTTCTGCGACAGGAGTGCGGTCAGGAACTGGTCGATTTGCTCAAGCAATTGCGCTCTCTTTGTTCACCAGAGGGGCAGACTCCTGAATTGCCAGAAACCTCAGTACCAAAGCTGATTGAAAAACTTGACCTCAATTCAGCAATTAGGGCTTCCCGCGCTTTTGCCCTATATTTCCAACTGATTAATATTGTTGAACAGCACTACGAGCAACGGGAACAACAGCTTTCACTGCGGGCTAATCACCATCTTCCGGCGACAAATAAGGCTGTATTACCACCAACATCAGCCACAATTTCCCCTGCGCCTAATATTGGCGACTTAGAGGAGTTGCAGCCTAATTCTCCCAACAATAATTTGGGAGCAGACTTGCTGGAAAAAACTTTGCAAGACAATGGTGTACCACCTAGAGATCAAGGTACTTTCCATTGGCTATTCCCCTACTTGCGCTCTATGAATGTGCCACCGCAACACATCCAGCGCCTACTGAACAATCTAGAGATTAGATTAGTATTTACCGCTCACCCGACAGAAATTGTTCGCCATACCATCAGGGGCAAACAGCGACGAATTGCTCATCTTCTGCAACAACTAGATCAAGCAGAAGAAGGCATGAACAGCTTAGGTTTAAATTATTCCTTGGAAGCTGAAACCTTTGAAGAACAACTAACTGAAGAAATTAGATTGTGGTGGCGCACTGATGAGTTGCATCAATTTAAGCCAACGGTGATCGATGAGGTAGATTACACTCTTCACTATTTTGAGCAAGTTTTATTTGAGGCAATTCCTCAACTCTCTCGCCGCTTAAAACAAGCTTTAAAGGATTCTTTTCCCTGGTTGACTCCTCCAAATCATAAATTCTGCCAGTTCGGTTCTTGGGTAGGTTCAGACCGTGATGGTAATCCATCGGTAACACCAGAAGTTACTTGGCAAACTGCTTGTTACCAACGGGGTGTGGTGCTGGAAAAATATATCCAATCTTTACGGCAACTTACGGATCTTTTAAGCTTATCGTTGCACTGGAGCGATGTTTTACCAGAGTTACTAGAATCTTTGGAACAGGATCGCGGACGGATGCCAGAAGTATACGATCGCCTAGCAATTCGCTACAGGCAAGAACCTTACAGGCTGAAGTTGGCTTATATCTTGGCACGGTTAGAAAATAGTCGCGATCGCAATTCGCAACTTGCCTATGGCGATCATCAAAAATGGCAAAACTCAGACACCTACGCTAAAAGTTTTTACCGCACTGGTGAAGAGTTTTTAGCAGAGTTGCAATTAATTCAGCACAACCTGAAAGAAACAGGCTTAAGTTGCCGTGATTTAGAAAACTTGATTTGTCAGGTGGAAATTTACGGATTTAATCTGGCATATCTGGATATTCGTCAAGAAAGTTCTCGCCATTCGGATACTATCAACGAAATTGTTGAATATCTCCAAGTTTTACATAAGCCTTATAACGAGCTTACAGAAACGGAGCGATCGCTTTGGTTGGCAACAGAACTGCAAACTAAACGCCCATTAATTCCATCTGAACTGCCATTTTCCCAAAAGACTTCTGAAACAGTTGAAAGCTTCCGAATGCTGCGGCAGTTACATCAAGAGTTTGGCTCTCCAATCTGCCAAACTTACGTGATCAGCATGAGCCATGATGTTAGCGACCTTTTAGAGGTGTTGCTACTAGCTAAGGAAGCTGGTTTATATGACCCCAGGACAGGTATCACTAGCTTGCAGGTAGTACCGTTATTTGAAACGGTTGAAGATTTGAAACGCGCCCCAGCAGTGATGGAAGCGCTGTTTGAATTGCCTTTCTATCGGGCATTACTTGCTGGAGGTTATGAAGTTGCTCAAGCTAATAGCGAACAAACACAACCCCAAATTATTAATTCTCAATCCCAAACACCAATAAAATCTTCATCAGCTATCACACCTCACTTACAAGAAGTGATGCTTGGTTATTCTGATAGCAATAAAGATTCTGGTTTCTTAAGCAGTAATTGGGAAATTCACAAAGCTCAAAAAGCTTTGCAGAAAATTGCAGAAAAGTATAATCTTAATTTACGCATTTTTCACGGGCGCGGTGGTTCCGTAGGTCGTGGTGGTGGACCTGCTTATGAAGCGATTTTGGCTCAACCAGGTCATACAATTAAAGGCAGGATTAAGATTACAGAACAGGGAGAAGTATTAGCTTCTAAATACTCTCTACCAGAATTAGCTTTGTATAATCTCGAAACAGTTACAACGGCTGTGATTAAAGCGAGTTTGCTCGGAACCAGCTTTGATGATATTCAGCCTTGGAACGAAATTATGGAAGAATTGTCAGTGCGATCGCGGGCTCATTATCGCTCCCTAATTTATGAACAAACAGATTTAGTAGACTTCTTCCACCAAGTCACACCAATTGAAGAAATTAGCCAACTGCAAATTAGTTCTCGTCCCGCCCGTCGTGGTGGTAAGAAAGATTTAGCCAGTTTGCGGGCTATCCCTTGGGTATTTAGCTGGACGCAAAGCCGTTTCCTACTACCTTCTTGGTATGGTGTTGGTACAGCCTTGCAGGAGTTTTTAAACGAAGAACCAGACGAAAACCTCAACCTGCTGCGCTACTTTTACTTCAAATGGCCGTTCTTTAAAATGGCAATCTCTAGAGTAGAGATGACTTTAGCAAAAGTTGATCTACAGATGGCTCACCATTACGTGCGTGAACTATCTAAACCTGAAGATATTGAACGTTTTGAAGCTTTGTTTGATCAGATTGCCAAAGAATACAATTTGGTTTGCGAACTTGTGCTGACTATTACTGGTCATAAGCGGCTTTTAGACGGAGACCCAGAATTGCAGCGTTCTGTACAGTTACGAAATGGTAGCATTGTACCTCTGGGTTTCTTACAAGTTTCTTTGTTGAAACGTCTGCGAGAACACGGCAAGCTTACGACAACTGGTGTTGTACACTCCCGATATAGTAAGGGTGAATTGCTACGTGGAGCCTTATTAACTATCAACGGGATTGCTGCTGGTATGCGAAATACAGGCTGA
- the corA gene encoding magnesium/cobalt transporter CorA — protein MTETRIQPMQLVNQSIQEKADLFEYFYDQPGSLPGTLRVKTDAQPPEIVLIDYNEETATRIVLETPEECALYLDTESVSWVDVLGLGSEEILLRLGKVFNLHLLVLEDIVNVPQRPKVEDYDDHLVIITQMVMPKEKADGFYSEQVSFILGKHYLLTVQEEPQRDCFKPVRDRIRTAKGMIRKNNADYLAYALLDAIIDGFFPVLETYGERIEELEEEVVSNPTHQTLNKIYQLRRELLALRRAIWPQRDAINTLIRDGSHLISEEVRIYLRDCYDHAVQVMDMVETYRELSSGLMDVYMSSISNKMNEIMKLLTVISSIFIPLTFVAGIYGMNFNTEKSPWNMPELNWYLGYPLCLAFMGAIALGLVIFFWKRGWFENFSTIKKNNRFG, from the coding sequence ATGACAGAAACACGCATACAGCCTATGCAATTGGTTAATCAATCTATTCAAGAAAAAGCAGATTTATTTGAATACTTCTATGACCAACCAGGGAGCCTACCAGGAACTCTCAGAGTTAAGACCGATGCACAGCCGCCGGAAATTGTATTAATTGATTACAACGAAGAAACAGCAACCCGCATAGTACTAGAAACACCCGAAGAATGCGCTTTATACTTAGATACAGAGTCAGTATCTTGGGTAGATGTACTAGGCTTAGGCAGTGAAGAAATCTTGCTCCGCTTGGGGAAAGTGTTTAATTTGCATCTCTTGGTGCTGGAAGATATAGTTAATGTCCCTCAACGCCCTAAAGTAGAGGACTATGATGACCATTTGGTAATTATTACGCAGATGGTAATGCCAAAAGAAAAAGCCGATGGCTTTTATAGTGAACAAGTTAGTTTCATTCTAGGGAAACATTATTTGCTGACGGTTCAAGAAGAACCACAGCGCGACTGCTTTAAACCTGTACGCGATCGCATTCGTACTGCTAAAGGTATGATTCGCAAAAATAACGCTGATTATTTAGCTTATGCCCTCTTAGATGCAATTATTGATGGTTTTTTTCCTGTATTGGAAACTTATGGTGAGCGCATTGAGGAATTAGAAGAAGAAGTTGTATCTAATCCCACACATCAAACTTTAAATAAAATATATCAACTTCGGCGAGAATTATTAGCCCTGCGTCGTGCTATTTGGCCTCAGCGAGATGCTATTAATACATTAATTCGAGATGGTAGTCATCTGATCAGTGAGGAAGTAAGAATTTATCTGCGCGATTGTTACGATCATGCTGTTCAAGTAATGGATATGGTGGAAACTTACCGCGAATTATCTTCTGGATTAATGGATGTTTATATGTCTTCTATTAGTAATAAAATGAATGAAATAATGAAACTACTTACCGTTATTTCTAGTATTTTTATCCCTTTAACTTTTGTTGCAGGAATATACGGAATGAACTTTAATACCGAAAAATCTCCCTGGAATATGCCAGAACTTAACTGGTATTTGGGTTATCCATTATGTTTAGCATTTATGGGTGCGATCGCCTTGGGTCTAGTAATATTTTTCTGGAAACGTGGATGGTTTGAAAATTTTTCCACTATCAAAAAAAATAATAGATTTGGCTAG
- a CDS encoding type II toxin-antitoxin system RelN family antitoxin, with translation MKAVEVTGNIDEKGQLFLDEPIEVETPSKVRVIVLFTEPNDQLESDPDDTPIEEIKASLRRALQEAKAGQTRPLSELWDRIDAE, from the coding sequence ATGAAAGCAGTTGAAGTCACCGGAAATATTGATGAAAAAGGGCAACTATTTTTAGACGAACCTATAGAGGTAGAAACCCCTAGTAAAGTGCGAGTTATAGTTCTATTTACTGAACCTAATGATCAATTAGAATCTGACCCCGATGATACTCCTATTGAAGAGATAAAAGCTAGTCTGAGAAGAGCTTTACAAGAAGCTAAAGCTGGACAAACTCGACCACTATCTGAACTGTGGGATAGAATTGATGCTGAATAA
- the fabG gene encoding 3-oxoacyl-[acyl-carrier-protein] reductase, translated as MEVLPENQARLNGQVAIVTGASRGIGRAIALALATEGASVVINYANSATAAEEVVAEIGNAGGSAIAFQADVSKPDQVDALLKAVMDKWGRVDVLVNNAGITRDTLLLRMKLEEWQQVIDLNLTGVFLATKAVSKVMLKQKSGRIINITSVAGLMGNPGQANYSAAKAGVIGFTKTIAKELATRGITVNAVAPGFITTDMTANIKSDDILKFIPLGRYGQPEEVAGMVRFLAADSAAAYITGQVFNVDGGMVMA; from the coding sequence ATGGAAGTATTACCAGAAAATCAAGCTAGGTTAAATGGGCAAGTAGCAATTGTTACTGGTGCGTCACGGGGAATTGGTCGAGCGATCGCACTTGCTTTAGCAACGGAAGGCGCTAGTGTAGTGATTAACTATGCTAACTCTGCTACTGCTGCTGAAGAAGTGGTTGCTGAAATAGGTAATGCAGGTGGTAGTGCGATCGCATTCCAAGCAGATGTCTCTAAACCCGATCAAGTAGATGCCCTACTCAAAGCTGTGATGGACAAGTGGGGACGGGTTGACGTGCTAGTTAATAATGCTGGTATTACCCGCGATACCCTGCTACTACGCATGAAACTGGAAGAGTGGCAACAAGTAATTGACCTGAATCTCACTGGTGTATTTCTAGCTACCAAAGCAGTAAGTAAGGTTATGCTCAAGCAAAAATCTGGGCGAATAATTAATATTACTTCTGTAGCTGGTTTGATGGGTAATCCTGGTCAAGCAAACTATAGTGCTGCTAAAGCTGGCGTAATCGGTTTTACTAAAACTATTGCTAAAGAACTCGCCACTCGCGGTATTACGGTTAATGCTGTTGCGCCTGGTTTTATTACCACTGATATGACGGCTAACATCAAATCAGATGACATCCTCAAATTCATTCCTTTGGGGCGCTATGGTCAACCTGAAGAAGTTGCTGGAATGGTGCGTTTTCTAGCTGCTGATTCCGCCGCAGCTTATATTACTGGGCAAGTCTTTAATGTCGATGGTGGCATGGTGATGGCGTAA
- a CDS encoding chromophore lyase CpcT/CpeT → MTLSTQLITLGHYLAGEFDNRAQALAEPAWYVHLHLWQRPVPLFTEDSITLFAEQANIVNLDHPYRPRILRLRDSNTPSGSIHVQYYMFKNLEAIKGAGRKPELLKTLTTSDIELLPSCTLTINPQQITTDTWEFATSPTSDVPCCFNYQGQTYQVFLGFTARKNESHSYDKGIEPQTGKAIWGALMGSYRYIKRQDFAAELPV, encoded by the coding sequence ATGACCTTATCTACACAATTAATTACTTTAGGACACTACCTTGCGGGAGAATTTGATAATCGCGCACAAGCTCTAGCAGAACCAGCATGGTATGTACATTTGCACCTCTGGCAGCGACCAGTTCCCCTATTTACAGAAGACAGCATTACCTTATTTGCAGAACAAGCTAATATAGTTAACTTGGATCATCCTTACCGCCCTCGAATATTGCGACTGCGAGACAGTAATACACCGTCTGGCTCGATCCATGTGCAATACTATATGTTCAAAAACTTAGAGGCGATCAAAGGTGCAGGTCGCAAGCCTGAATTACTCAAAACATTAACAACTTCTGATATTGAACTACTACCAAGCTGCACCCTGACAATTAACCCGCAGCAAATAACAACTGATACCTGGGAATTTGCTACCTCACCAACCAGTGACGTTCCTTGTTGCTTCAATTATCAAGGTCAAACATACCAGGTTTTTCTAGGATTTACAGCCAGAAAAAATGAATCCCACAGTTACGACAAAGGTATAGAGCCCCAAACCGGAAAAGCGATTTGGGGTGCGCTGATGGGTTCATATCGCTACATCAAACGTCAAGATTTTGCTGCCGAGTTGCCAGTCTAA
- the trxA gene encoding thioredoxin produces the protein MAVKKQFNSFQDLLSSSEVPVLVDFYATWCGPCQMMSPIVEQVNSHLKDQLQVVKIDTDKYPQIANQHHIHALPTLVLFKNGQPVDRIEGVVPAADLIQRLKPLI, from the coding sequence ATGGCAGTCAAAAAACAGTTTAATAGTTTTCAAGATTTGCTCTCTAGTTCAGAAGTACCTGTATTAGTTGATTTTTATGCAACTTGGTGTGGTCCATGTCAGATGATGTCACCCATCGTAGAGCAGGTAAATTCTCACCTGAAAGATCAGTTACAGGTAGTGAAGATTGATACAGATAAATATCCTCAAATCGCCAATCAGCACCATATTCATGCTCTGCCAACATTGGTACTGTTCAAAAACGGTCAGCCAGTAGATCGAATTGAGGGAGTTGTCCCCGCCGCCGATTTAATCCAGCGTTTAAAACCCTTAATTTAA
- the groL gene encoding chaperonin GroEL (60 kDa chaperone family; promotes refolding of misfolded polypeptides especially under stressful conditions; forms two stacked rings of heptamers to form a barrel-shaped 14mer; ends can be capped by GroES; misfolded proteins enter the barrel where they are refolded when GroES binds), with amino-acid sequence MAKIIAFNEESRRSLERGVNALADAVRITLGPKGRNVLLEKSYGAPQIVNDGITVAKEIELEDPLENTGARLIQEVASKTKDIAGDGTTTATVLAQELIHQGLKLVAAGANPVAVKRGIDKTIALLVKEIEAVAKPVEGNEIAQVATVSAGNDEEVGKMIAEAMDKVTKDGVITVEESKSLTTELDVVEGMQIDRGYLSPYFVTDNERMVVEFENAAILITDKKISSIQELIPVLEKIARAGRPLLIIAEDLEGEALATLVVNKARGVLSTAAVKSPGFGDRRKAMLQDIAVLTGGQMISEEVGLSLDTATLEMLGTASKVTIDKESTTIVAGEKTEDVQKRIAQIRQQLAETDSDYDREKLQERIAKLAGGIAVIKVGAATETELKDRKLRIEDALNATKAAVEEGIVPGGGATLIHLAKKIADFKHNFSDEEQIGADIVAKALEAPLRQMADNAGVEGAVIVEKVRESGFSIGYNAATDTFEDLIAAGIIDPAKVVRSALQNAGSIAGMVLTTEALIVEKPEKKPAGGAPDMGGMGGMGGMGGMGGMGGMGGMGMM; translated from the coding sequence ATGGCAAAAATTATTGCATTTAATGAAGAATCTCGGCGATCGCTAGAGCGTGGTGTAAACGCCTTAGCAGATGCCGTCCGTATTACATTAGGCCCTAAAGGTCGGAATGTTTTACTAGAAAAGAGTTATGGTGCGCCTCAGATTGTTAACGATGGCATCACCGTTGCCAAAGAGATTGAACTTGAAGACCCTTTAGAAAACACTGGCGCTCGACTAATTCAAGAAGTCGCCTCAAAAACTAAAGATATCGCTGGTGATGGTACAACTACAGCGACTGTGCTGGCACAAGAATTGATCCACCAGGGTTTAAAATTAGTTGCTGCTGGTGCTAATCCAGTTGCGGTAAAACGCGGAATTGATAAAACTATTGCTTTATTAGTAAAAGAAATTGAAGCAGTAGCTAAACCAGTTGAAGGTAATGAAATTGCTCAAGTTGCTACCGTATCTGCTGGTAACGATGAAGAAGTCGGCAAAATGATTGCTGAAGCAATGGATAAAGTCACCAAGGATGGTGTAATTACCGTTGAAGAATCCAAATCTTTGACAACAGAATTGGATGTTGTTGAAGGGATGCAAATTGACAGGGGTTATCTTTCTCCTTATTTTGTTACTGACAACGAGCGGATGGTGGTTGAGTTTGAAAACGCCGCTATCCTGATTACTGATAAAAAAATTAGCTCTATCCAAGAATTAATTCCAGTATTGGAAAAAATCGCTCGTGCTGGTAGACCTTTGCTAATTATTGCTGAAGATTTAGAAGGTGAAGCTTTAGCAACTTTGGTAGTTAACAAAGCGCGGGGTGTACTGAGTACAGCAGCAGTTAAGTCTCCTGGTTTTGGCGATCGCCGTAAAGCTATGTTACAAGATATAGCAGTGCTTACTGGCGGTCAAATGATTTCTGAAGAAGTAGGATTGAGTCTTGATACTGCTACTTTAGAGATGCTGGGAACTGCTAGCAAAGTCACCATTGACAAAGAAAGCACAACAATTGTTGCTGGTGAAAAAACCGAGGATGTGCAAAAGCGCATTGCTCAAATTCGCCAACAGCTAGCAGAAACCGACTCGGATTATGATAGAGAAAAGCTGCAAGAGCGGATTGCTAAACTTGCTGGTGGTATAGCTGTAATTAAGGTAGGCGCGGCTACTGAAACCGAACTTAAAGACCGCAAACTGCGGATTGAAGATGCTCTCAATGCTACCAAAGCTGCTGTAGAAGAAGGGATTGTTCCAGGCGGTGGTGCTACCCTAATTCATCTAGCTAAGAAAATTGCCGATTTTAAACACAATTTTAGCGACGAAGAACAGATTGGTGCTGATATTGTGGCAAAGGCGCTAGAAGCTCCTTTACGTCAAATGGCAGATAATGCTGGTGTTGAAGGTGCTGTGATTGTTGAAAAGGTGCGTGAAAGTGGTTTCAGCATCGGTTACAACGCGGCTACCGACACATTTGAAGATTTGATTGCTGCTGGTATTATTGACCCCGCTAAGGTTGTTCGTTCAGCACTGCAAAATGCTGGCTCTATTGCTGGTATGGTTTTGACAACTGAAGCGTTGATTGTTGAAAAGCCTGAGAAGAAACCTGCTGGTGGTGCGCCTGACATGGGCGGCATGGGCGGCATGGGTGGCATGGGCGGCATGGGCGGCATGGGCGGCATGGGCGGTATGGGCATGATGTAA
- the psb29 gene encoding photosystem II biogenesis protein Psp29: MNNLRTVSDTKRDFYNNHTRPINSIYRRVVEELMVEMHLLSVNVDFAYHPIYALGVVTSYEKFMQGYRPERDRDSIFDALVGAVGEDSQRYKQDAEQLKALAGRLSGKELIDWIVSPTAVDGAGSLPDQMRAIANNPQFKYSRLFAIGLYTLLEVSDPSLVKDEKERLDALNQVGQSLHLPTEKLHKDLDLYRSNLEKMAQVQIAMKDALEADRKKREKRDQEKSMAVAQQTPDISKDEAKSS, translated from the coding sequence GTGAATAACCTTCGCACTGTCTCGGATACCAAGCGAGATTTTTATAATAATCACACCCGTCCTATCAATTCCATCTACCGACGGGTGGTGGAAGAATTGATGGTAGAAATGCACTTGCTCTCAGTTAATGTTGATTTTGCCTATCATCCAATCTATGCGCTGGGTGTAGTCACGTCTTATGAGAAATTTATGCAAGGCTATCGCCCTGAAAGGGATAGGGATTCGATTTTTGATGCCCTAGTTGGGGCGGTAGGGGAAGATTCCCAAAGATACAAACAAGATGCTGAACAATTAAAGGCATTAGCAGGGCGGTTATCTGGAAAGGAATTAATTGATTGGATTGTTTCACCAACTGCTGTTGATGGTGCGGGTTCGTTACCCGATCAGATGAGAGCGATCGCCAATAATCCTCAATTCAAATACAGCCGCTTGTTTGCTATTGGTCTGTACACTCTGCTAGAGGTATCAGATCCCAGTCTGGTTAAGGATGAAAAAGAGCGACTGGATGCTTTAAATCAAGTCGGTCAATCCTTACACTTACCTACAGAAAAATTGCATAAAGATCTAGATTTGTATCGCAGCAATCTAGAAAAAATGGCACAGGTGCAAATAGCAATGAAGGATGCGCTAGAAGCCGATCGCAAAAAACGTGAGAAACGCGATCAAGAAAAAAGCATGGCAGTTGCTCAACAAACACCTGATATTAGTAAAGACGAGGCAAAATCAAGTTGA